In Cotesia glomerata isolate CgM1 linkage group LG8, MPM_Cglom_v2.3, whole genome shotgun sequence, the sequence AaagaaaatcttcaaaaatcgggaagttattgttttcaccccgttttacgaaaatcgagttttcatcaaatctcgacgtttcgaggtcctaggaagcttccctgactattcccgcgatggtgtctgtatgagtgtgtgtgtgtgtgtgtatgtgtgtgtgtgtgtttgtgtgtgtgtgtgtgtgtgtgtgtgtaaacctcttataacttttgaacggctagACCGATTCGATCGCGGTTAGTGCTATTCAAaaaggcttgaccaaacttagattttgtatattttggaacgattcgaaccagtagattttgagaaattgcaaaaaaactacaaaaaaaaattttttcaagagtagtttttttggaataacttttaaacggcttaaccaatcaatttcaaaaactaattatctcttaacatcaaaaaacctcGTCGATCACTGCCAGtctggtcaaaatcagttgatttgttcgtgagttatcgttgacgaaagaaaaccgaaaaaagtgtttggcgttttttttggaatttctccgaaatttttcgctctatcaatttaattttaaagattctttatgaagcttaaaaaactgcatcgaatgccaccaaccgcgtagaaattcattcaaaagttattgcggtttgaaaattcaaaaaatagtgtcttaaactcctatcaaacttttgagctcgacgaGCTCAAAAGGATACAAtagctattttttgagctcggagagctcaaaataatacacaaattttatttatgagctcgaagagctcaaaaacgccataagtgcaatttcaagcatTTAGGTATAGAAATgtcgggaagttgcagggatggccttcagggtcaaccgttttcctaatttttttttagaccttaattcaaattttgaatcttatctgatatttttaatactatcaATACGCTCTAGTACAGGTTTAAtacacgcagaaaaaaattttgttaaaattatctaAGATATGTTGtagtaacaaatgaatttgttaacatagggataacaaattatatgttaaaataacaaaatttaggttataacAAGTTATTTATATGTTATGAAAACAAAACAGTTTTGCTACTATAGCAAAATCTCCAAGTTGATTCGACAAAATACATTAGttggtataacaaatttttttgttgaaaccgcaaaattattctattaaaataacaaagaaaGTTTGTTAGAGTAACAAAGACAATTTGTTGAAGTCATAAAGATAATtcgtaataataacaatgagaatttgttggaataacaaataaatttgtcacagtaaattttataataatacatttaaaaatatgctttAATAAGCTATagctgatttggaaaatattttggccacaaattagttttgttattgcaacaaaCTCATTTTGTTACAGCAACAAAATCACTTTGTAATAGCAACAAAAACATTTTGTTGCAGTAACATAGTCATTTTATGGCagcaacaaaatgattttgttagagcaacaaattgattttgtgaTTTAACAAACTGATTTGTTAGTATAACTTTAAACATTTTGTTTATGCAACTAATAGATTTGTTGCTATAACTacactcatttgttaccacaACATAATTTTCAGCTATtccgtcttttgttatttcaacaaaaccgTTTTTATTCGTgtatataagaaaatttttaaagtaatttatagATTTCTTGATGACAGTCATTGTGTGGAAATGGAtggaaaatatcaaaattaagaagatattTCATGACGAATTAAactaagtatttattattctgtAGATCATAAATCGTTTAACGTCACGGATTTAAACGATACATGCCTTTCTAATACTTGTTAAATATGGTCGACGTCTGATCTAACAAGAGTAGACAACCAGGCAGTGGACGACCCTTCGTTGTCGCACGTGTATCCCCTTAAATGCCTTGCATTACTGGCATGACCAAGCATAGACCCCTCTGTAAGGGCACTACAGAGACATACCATCGTTTGAAGCTCAACTAGCCATATCATCGAGGGGTTCTGCTGCGTGAAAAGAAAAGGGAGGATAGAACGTGGGTTTTATTTGGCAAACACCCATCATAGGAAAGTCACACAATAGAAGCAATAACCTTACccaagtatttaaaatattgcaCAGGTGGATAGccatttaaaatgaaataaaaagcGGTATTGTCAGTATATAAACAATGAGAGTACACTCTTCTTGACTTTGaatccaaattttattttttctctgatAAAGAGTAGATGTATTTACTCAAATTGTTgatctaaataatataaggcaCAAAAAAAGGAaacaatcaatatttaatattaaaacataaaacaatcgaatatttttgattgaatgctgaatgaaaaattatttttaatgaatattctTACATGAGTCAAGTGTGTGCATTTGCTTGTAATTAAGTACGTATATCGTACAATATCTATTATACGGGGCATTCAATATCGAATTATATTATGTGTTTTTGAGAACATTACAAAAGAAAGTGTTggagaattttaaattaatcgcgctaggaattttggagatattccgaaaaaacacttttttcggttttctttcgttcacgatatctctcgaatgaatcaaccgattttgaccggactgatggcgatcgacgtggttttttaagtttaagagctgattagttttttgaattgaaccttaaagccgtttaaaagttattccaaaaaaaccacatttgaaaaaaaattttttttcagtttttttaagatttctcaaaatctattgatctgaatcggtccaaatagttttcaaaatttaagtttggtcaagttcttttgaatggcaccaaccgcgatgaaatgggtcaagccgttcaaaagttataagcggttcacatactttcacacacacacacacacacacacctcgtgttgggcttgctgggtcccgcatcgggcgcctccccaggtggcggataggggaatgcccggcatatctgcacgtcagatgcgtcgggtaccgaggaaagagaatactcggggtggaccaaaacctagcaaaagatggtatggaaatgtcagaacaatttcaaacatcgtctacggtgcagaggagggatacctcagtgccggcgagggaaggcgtacaaacgggcctgaactcgtcgttatcaagcgaccgtttgaacagtggagtagaccccatggctctgctgtctagcaatgctagcaatGCTACAGGGAGTAAAGAAACAGCTCTGATGGAAGTAGACGCACAGCAAACAAACTTTCCTCCAATAGGTGGAAGACCTGTTGCTCCCGTCAACACTCACACATGCCGAGGGAGGATAAACTCTCTACCGACTGTCACCGGTCAACAATCGCCAATGGAACGGCTCGGTAGCAAGATCGAAGAATTAGCTGAGTTCATAAAGGATAAACGAAATCTCCACCATGAACTCAGAAAAATAGTAGCGTCCATTGCCACGGCATATAAGTTGGCCAACAAACCAGCAACGAAGACGGCGAGAACCACGCAAACATCTCCggatctgaacaaaaaatccCAGACGTTTTCGGTCACTCCTGAGAAAACACAGCATAGAGAAGAGAAaaacaagaagaggccgctatccacgcccagcccttcctcGGAAATCGATAAGCCAGCACATAAGAAGACAGCCTGGGGtgatacctggaccaaagtgactcggaaaaacaagaaaaaggaagaacaggagccagtgGCTCAATCTGCTACAGCCCAAAACCAGCCAAGCAATGTTGGCTCCAAGAAACCGAGGAGGAAGAAGATAAAAACTAAAGCTGTGcttgtccaaccagctgaagggcgaacataGGCCGATCTCCTCAAGGAAATCAAAGCCAAGGTTAATCCGACAGAGACTGGAgtagacataaagtctatCAAACAAACGAAGCGAGGGGGCGTTCTTCTAGAAATAGGTCGCAAGACTGAAGACACTACTGCTTTTACGGCTGCGATAAAAACAGCAACTGCTAACATCGGTACAGTCAGAACGCTTACACCAAAagcaacgatcgagatcctggACTTGGATGCCATCACTACTGAGAACGACGTCCgcgaagcactcaaacgtgactTCACCGACAGCCTGGAgatcaaacgggtaaatttgacaaagcCTACTCGACGGGGCAaccgggcagccttctgcgagaTAGACGAGGCTAGCGCGTTCAAAATCCTTGACAAGGCTCGTATAATGATCGGATGGGTCAACTGCCGCATTCGACCAGTTGTAAAAGTAACACGCTGCATCAGATGTCTCGGATACGGGCACGCGACGAACTCCTGCAAGGGGCCTGACAGAAGCAAGTGCTGCTTTAAATGCGGAGGAGGAAACCACAAAGCTGCAGACTGCGTTGAACAGCCAAAGTGCTTCTTCTGTACAGAGGAACAAGAAGCTCCAGATAGCTTATGCCATATTCCAGCCTCCGGGGCTTATAAGGTATTCCGCACCGCACTTGCCGAAGCTAC encodes:
- the LOC123270132 gene encoding uncharacterized protein LOC123270132, with translation MEVDAQQTNFPPIGGRPVAPVNTHTCRGRINSLPTVTGQQSPMERLGSKIEELAEFIKDKRNLHHELRKIVASIATAYKLANKPATKTARTTQTSPDLNKKSQTFSVTPEKTQHREEKNKKRPLSTPSPSSEIDKPAHKKTAWGDTWTKADLLKEIKAKVNPTETGVDIKSIKQTKRGGVLLEIGRKTEDTTAFTAAIKTATANIGTVRTLTPKATIEILDLDAITTENDVREALKRDFTDSLEIKRVNLTKPTRRGNRAAFCEIDEASAFKILDKARIMIGWVNCRIRPVVKVTRCIRCLGYGHATNSCKGPDRSKCCFKCGGGNHKAADCVEQPKCFFCTEEQEAPDSLCHIPASGAYKVFRTALAEATKGQK